The Sulfurimonas hydrogeniphila genome includes a window with the following:
- the hpf gene encoding ribosome hibernation-promoting factor, HPF/YfiA family, giving the protein MIVQIRAKDITLTDEKKAHIEQGIEKFKKFSLDITRVNCIVSAERAGVLVEFEIHVAHSAPIVISEHHKDLDAAIDVAVDRANKALRRLHDKVTDHKGPSIKELELTDV; this is encoded by the coding sequence ATGATAGTACAAATTCGTGCAAAAGATATAACTTTAACAGACGAAAAGAAAGCACATATAGAACAGGGCATTGAAAAATTTAAAAAGTTTTCTTTAGATATTACAAGAGTAAACTGTATAGTTTCTGCTGAAAGAGCAGGTGTCTTGGTAGAGTTTGAAATACATGTAGCACACTCTGCTCCTATTGTCATCAGTGAACACCACAAAGACCTGGATGCTGCCATTGATGTGGCTGTTGACCGTGCAAATAAAGCTTTACGCCGCTTACATGACAAAGTAACTGATCATAAAGGGCCTTCTATTAAAGAATTAGAACTTACAGATGTATAA
- the trpS gene encoding tryptophan--tRNA ligase, producing MRVLTGIQPSGDLHIGNYFGSIKQMVDAQKENDTFAFIANYHAQTSVKDGKRLAELTMQSATDFLALGIDPQKSTFWVQSDVKEVLELYWVLSSFTPMGLLERAHSYKDKTAKGIAANHSLFSYPVLMAADILLYQPDIIPVGKDQIQHVEIARDIAIKFNNEYGDIFKLPEYKIEANVATVPGTDGQKMSKSYNNTVNIFGEEKKQLKTIKKIVTEAVPMEEPKEYENCNVYNMAKLFLNENECKELQERYKKGGEGHGHFKLYLHDVIWEYFRPYREKREYFAAHQDEVREILLQGAHKAKEIVAPTIDKVRTVTGIKY from the coding sequence ATGAGAGTTTTAACCGGTATTCAACCCTCAGGTGATTTGCATATAGGAAACTACTTTGGTTCTATCAAACAGATGGTCGATGCACAAAAAGAGAATGACACTTTTGCATTTATAGCAAACTACCATGCACAGACAAGCGTAAAAGACGGCAAAAGACTGGCAGAGCTGACTATGCAGTCGGCAACAGATTTTTTGGCACTCGGCATAGACCCGCAAAAATCAACTTTTTGGGTACAGTCTGATGTAAAAGAAGTCTTGGAACTCTACTGGGTGCTCTCTTCTTTTACACCTATGGGGCTGCTCGAACGTGCTCACAGCTATAAAGACAAAACTGCCAAAGGCATAGCCGCCAACCATTCGCTCTTTTCCTATCCTGTTTTAATGGCTGCCGATATTTTACTCTATCAGCCTGATATTATACCGGTGGGAAAAGATCAGATCCAGCATGTTGAGATTGCACGCGACATTGCCATAAAATTCAACAACGAATATGGTGATATATTTAAACTTCCGGAATATAAAATAGAAGCGAATGTTGCCACAGTTCCAGGAACTGACGGACAGAAAATGTCTAAAAGCTATAACAATACTGTCAATATATTTGGTGAAGAGAAAAAACAGCTCAAAACAATCAAAAAAATTGTTACCGAAGCAGTACCGATGGAAGAACCAAAAGAGTATGAAAACTGTAATGTGTACAATATGGCAAAACTCTTTTTAAATGAAAATGAATGCAAAGAACTCCAGGAACGTTACAAAAAAGGCGGGGAAGGACACGGGCATTTTAAACTCTATCTACATGATGTGATTTGGGAATATTTCAGACCCTACAGAGAAAAAAGAGAATATTTTGCAGCGCATCAAGACGAAGTGAGAGAAATACTCCTCCAGGGTGCGCACAAAGCAAAAGAGATTGTAGCGCCGACTATAGACAAAGTCAGAACAGTAACAGGGATAAAATACTAA
- a CDS encoding multiheme c-type cytochrome, producing the protein MKFFLFLLIFFTSLFGAKAVEVGKRFESSENCKVCHRRIVEEWSASWHAKSHFEKDEYFKKSLEYVSRKTRKSLNAVKIQCATCHNPRISVTKTDEDYEIAAVMGLADEDDPVNKAVNSKVISEGINCVVCHNIDKIHDEYDKSKRGINRVEWTPSGVMTGPFKDAKSPYHKVVSHEFMHSNPNKLCFVCHANDRSVKGVVFTDMESEYVGKQTCVSCHMGPKQKGVAATYKMYNGKAKMRMVRKHGFIGAHTPGLWKGALRLQLKKQKNRLLIKIKNPQPHNIPSGFGSRELLVEIVYKKGTVVISEKTVSLSRHYIRRHKKVGIAHLALKQSKDTSIKAHGEKTIRLPLVNGADSVEVTLYYRLVNDEVRNLLDLKEPIWSKKNFIVKSSLRL; encoded by the coding sequence ATGAAATTTTTTCTTTTTTTACTCATTTTTTTTACTTCTCTTTTTGGAGCAAAAGCAGTTGAAGTCGGCAAACGGTTTGAAAGTTCCGAAAACTGCAAAGTCTGTCACAGGCGTATCGTAGAAGAGTGGAGTGCTTCATGGCATGCAAAAAGTCATTTTGAAAAAGATGAATATTTTAAGAAAAGTCTTGAATATGTCAGCCGTAAAACAAGAAAAAGTTTAAATGCTGTAAAAATTCAGTGTGCTACCTGTCATAACCCTCGAATCAGTGTAACAAAAACAGATGAAGATTATGAAATTGCTGCTGTTATGGGATTGGCAGATGAAGATGATCCTGTGAACAAAGCAGTAAATTCAAAGGTTATCAGTGAAGGAATTAATTGTGTTGTATGTCACAATATAGATAAAATACATGATGAATATGACAAATCAAAACGAGGAATCAACAGAGTGGAGTGGACTCCGTCGGGTGTTATGACGGGACCTTTCAAAGATGCCAAATCGCCTTATCACAAGGTAGTCTCACATGAGTTTATGCATTCAAATCCAAATAAACTCTGTTTTGTATGCCATGCAAATGACAGAAGTGTAAAAGGCGTGGTTTTTACAGATATGGAGAGTGAGTATGTCGGTAAGCAGACCTGTGTCTCGTGTCATATGGGTCCCAAACAAAAGGGTGTTGCCGCAACATATAAAATGTACAATGGTAAAGCAAAAATGCGAATGGTGAGAAAACACGGATTTATTGGTGCACATACACCCGGTTTATGGAAAGGCGCTTTGCGCTTGCAACTGAAAAAACAAAAAAACAGACTGCTCATAAAAATTAAAAATCCGCAACCGCACAATATACCAAGCGGTTTTGGTTCAAGAGAACTTCTTGTTGAAATTGTCTATAAGAAAGGGACTGTAGTCATCAGTGAAAAAACTGTTTCTCTTTCACGCCATTATATAAGAAGACATAAAAAAGTCGGTATTGCGCATCTTGCGCTGAAGCAAAGTAAAGATACAAGTATAAAGGCACATGGTGAGAAAACAATACGTTTGCCGCTGGTCAATGGGGCAGACAGTGTTGAAGTGACATTGTATTACCGTCTGGTAAACGATGAGGTTCGCAATTTGCTGGATCTGAAAGAGCCGATCTGGTCGAAAAAGAACTTTATAGTAAAAAGTTCTTTGCGACTTTGA
- the purE gene encoding 5-(carboxyamino)imidazole ribonucleotide mutase — MSKALVGIIMGSDSDLPVMSGAIEICEAFGVACEVDIVSAHRTPQKLVEYAQTAQARGLRVIIAGAGGAAHLPGMIAALSVLPVIGVPVRSSALDGMDSLLSIVQMPGGVPVATVAINGAKNAGILAAQIIGTGDEALQKKIAEYKTAMKDEVDKKSEKLAKMKYKKYLNQ, encoded by the coding sequence ATGAGTAAAGCGTTGGTTGGAATTATTATGGGGAGTGACTCGGATTTACCGGTTATGAGTGGGGCTATTGAGATATGTGAAGCATTTGGTGTTGCCTGTGAAGTAGATATTGTCTCCGCACACCGTACACCGCAAAAACTTGTAGAGTATGCACAAACAGCACAAGCAAGAGGCTTGCGCGTCATCATCGCAGGAGCCGGCGGAGCTGCACATCTGCCGGGTATGATTGCTGCGCTGAGTGTCTTGCCTGTTATTGGAGTGCCGGTGAGAAGTTCTGCACTTGACGGAATGGATTCTCTGCTCTCTATCGTGCAAATGCCGGGAGGTGTTCCTGTGGCGACAGTAGCTATTAACGGTGCCAAAAATGCAGGAATTCTTGCAGCGCAAATTATTGGGACAGGGGATGAAGCCCTGCAGAAAAAGATTGCCGAGTATAAAACTGCAATGAAGGATGAGGTAGACAAAAAGTCAGAAAAACTTGCAAAAATGAAGTACAAAAAGTACTTGAACCAATAA
- a CDS encoding 5-(carboxyamino)imidazole ribonucleotide synthase produces MDKNFNYSNLKLGIIGGGQLGRIMSHKAKKMGFHVTILDPTFNCPAAQVSDKHILGGFYDKEKLEQLVQETDVTTFELEHVDTSILKELFDHGHIIHPSPYIIELIQNKYEQKKLLDKKGVPVPAYKDVKKEEDLAAFGFPVIQKAKMGGYDGKGVQMLKSEADVKNALQTESFIEELVDIDKELAVIVARNIEGQIKCYPVVEMLFDERVNICDIVMAPAKISKEIADKSREISIEAIKALDGVGIFAVELFLTKKGKILVNEIAPRPHNSGHYTVEACATSQFEQIIRAVTNLPLGSTKLISPAVMINLLGEEGYEGEPFIEGIHDALEIPELSFHFYGKTFTKPFRKMGHVTILDDDIDEALKKAMKAKDILKIKGSKKI; encoded by the coding sequence ATGGATAAAAATTTCAACTATTCAAATTTGAAACTCGGCATTATCGGAGGCGGGCAACTCGGCAGAATCATGTCACACAAAGCAAAAAAGATGGGATTTCATGTAACAATACTTGACCCCACATTTAACTGTCCTGCCGCACAGGTTTCAGACAAGCATATCCTTGGCGGGTTTTATGATAAAGAGAAGCTTGAACAGTTAGTGCAAGAGACAGATGTGACAACTTTTGAATTGGAACATGTAGACACTTCTATACTCAAAGAGCTGTTTGATCATGGGCATATCATTCATCCCTCTCCTTATATTATCGAACTCATTCAAAATAAATATGAGCAAAAAAAACTTCTTGACAAAAAAGGTGTTCCTGTTCCTGCCTATAAAGATGTGAAGAAAGAGGAAGATTTGGCTGCCTTCGGATTTCCTGTTATTCAAAAAGCAAAGATGGGCGGTTATGACGGAAAGGGCGTGCAAATGCTAAAATCCGAAGCAGATGTAAAAAATGCACTCCAGACCGAATCATTTATCGAAGAGCTTGTGGATATAGACAAGGAACTGGCCGTAATCGTCGCGAGGAATATTGAAGGCCAGATCAAATGCTACCCTGTGGTTGAAATGCTTTTTGATGAGAGAGTGAATATTTGTGACATTGTGATGGCTCCTGCAAAAATTTCAAAAGAAATTGCGGACAAATCAAGAGAAATTTCAATTGAAGCCATCAAAGCCTTGGACGGTGTCGGAATTTTTGCTGTTGAATTGTTTTTAACAAAAAAAGGCAAGATTTTGGTTAATGAAATAGCACCGCGTCCTCATAATTCTGGACATTATACAGTCGAAGCCTGTGCAACATCACAGTTTGAACAGATTATCCGGGCGGTAACAAATCTGCCTTTGGGATCTACCAAGCTTATTTCTCCTGCAGTTATGATTAATTTGCTCGGAGAAGAAGGATATGAGGGAGAACCTTTTATAGAAGGAATTCATGATGCATTGGAGATTCCGGAGCTGTCTTTTCATTTTTACGGAAAAACCTTTACGAAACCATTTAGAAAAATGGGGCATGTAACAATCCTTGATGATGATATTGACGAGGCATTAAAAAAGGCAATGAAAGCAAAAGATATTCTAAAAATTAAAGGAAGCAAAAAGATATGA